The proteins below are encoded in one region of Silene latifolia isolate original U9 population chromosome 2, ASM4854445v1, whole genome shotgun sequence:
- the LOC141641275 gene encoding uncharacterized protein LOC141641275, with protein MKGCEWTDYSAPIDCSWTWKKIVQVKEIFKAGYHNNTWIHNASGYSIASGYNWLRTSFPKVPWRFICWNPLNVPKTAFIYWASLHKKLLTRDRLVQMGICSDVNCCLCDTAPESHDHLFQDCDFTRRCMNLLQLKLQFSVPIDNIIRWFSAGRCKSVLQKLLAGAFYVGVIHAIWMARNRARLHHSVIHPKVLVHQVWKEVLERWKRRNRSPLRPLETQWLTSVTM; from the coding sequence ATGAAAGGGTGTGAGTGGACTGACTATTCTGCTCCTATAGACTGCAGTTGGACTTGGAAGAAAATAGTGCAGGTTAAGGAAATCTTTAAGGCTGGTTACCACAATAACACTTGGATTCATAATGCTTCTGGCTACTCCATTGCTTCTGGTTACAATTGGTTAAGAACTTCATTTCCTAAGGTTCCTTGGCGGTTTATTTGTTGGAATCCCCTCAACGTTCCTAAAACTGCTTTTATATATTGGGCCTCTCTCCATAAGAAACTTCTTACTCGTGATAGATTGGTCCAAATGGGTATCTGCAGTGATGTCAACTGTTGTTTATGTGATACTGCTCCTGAATCTCATGACCATTTATTCCAAGATTGTGACTTTACCAGGAGATGTATGAATCTGCTGCAATTGAAGCTCCAATTCTCAGTCCCTATAGACAACATTATCAGGTGGTTTTCTGCTGGTAGATGTAAGAGTGTTCTGCAGAAGTTACTTGCAGGAGCCTTTTATGTTGGTGTCATTCATGCAATTTGGATGGCTAGGAATCGTGCTAGGCTTCACCATTCAGTTATTCATCCTAAAGTCCTAGTGCATCAAGTTTGGAAGGAGGTGTTAGAAAGATGGAAGAGAAGGAATAGATCTCCCTTGAGGCCACTAGAAACTCAATGGCTGACTAGTGTAACAATGTAA